The Sediminispirochaeta smaragdinae DSM 11293 genome has a segment encoding these proteins:
- a CDS encoding dipeptidase, with amino-acid sequence MMKFVDAHSDFGIRFIQSPRARYGDVMTSEHLPVLKSGGVALEVMTVGGDFAVDDLDLADPVDAFRVIEAVLREEEHAEAWQVVRNRGDLQEIANGTGTGLLLHIEGAALLRKDLALLKTFYRLGVRSFAFTHNLRNDFGDGCLEPSNGGFSLAGRTVLKELAKLPMVLDLAHAGERLFEEAAASYPKPFVTSHAGVKGITDHPRNLSDHQLRLIRDAGGVLGVALVAAFIHTPPAEASIDSLLDHICYAAERIGSEHIGIGPDFTYFYPEAVERLRERLGMDPGTIMFPPHLDSPAGFPLLAEALSNRGFSQSEIQGICGENLIRLFGSLLQ; translated from the coding sequence ATGATGAAATTTGTTGATGCTCACAGCGACTTCGGGATTCGCTTTATCCAATCCCCCCGTGCACGGTATGGGGATGTCATGACCTCCGAGCACCTCCCTGTGCTTAAATCGGGGGGAGTTGCACTTGAGGTGATGACCGTCGGCGGTGATTTTGCCGTCGACGATCTCGATCTTGCCGATCCTGTGGACGCCTTTCGTGTTATCGAGGCCGTTCTCCGAGAGGAGGAGCATGCCGAGGCCTGGCAGGTTGTCAGGAACCGAGGTGATCTGCAGGAGATAGCAAACGGCACCGGTACGGGACTACTTCTTCATATCGAGGGAGCAGCCCTTCTCCGTAAAGACCTTGCCCTGCTCAAAACCTTTTACCGCCTCGGCGTGCGCTCCTTTGCCTTTACCCACAACCTTCGAAACGATTTCGGCGACGGCTGCCTCGAACCATCCAACGGCGGTTTTTCGCTGGCGGGAAGAACGGTGCTGAAGGAATTGGCGAAGCTACCCATGGTTCTCGATCTGGCCCATGCCGGAGAGCGGCTTTTCGAAGAAGCGGCAGCATCGTATCCGAAACCCTTTGTGACATCGCATGCCGGAGTAAAGGGGATCACCGATCATCCGAGAAATCTCTCTGATCATCAATTGCGGCTCATACGGGATGCAGGAGGGGTTCTGGGAGTGGCCCTTGTTGCAGCATTTATTCACACACCACCGGCCGAAGCATCCATCGACTCCCTCCTCGATCATATCTGTTACGCGGCGGAGCGAATTGGCAGTGAACATATCGGTATAGGACCGGACTTTACCTATTTTTATCCCGAGGCTGTCGAGCGGCTGAGAGAACGGTTGGGAATGGATCCCGGGACCATCATGTTTCCCCCGCACCTTGACTCACCTGCAGGGTTCCCATTACTGGCGGAGGCCCTGTCGAACCGAGGCTTTTCCCAAAGCGAGATACAAGGCATCTGCGGAGAAAACCTTATACGGCTCTTCGGCAGCCTTCTCCAATGA
- a CDS encoding DUF2784 domain-containing protein yields the protein MNIPPVAAAFAADLIVFIHLLYVLFAVGGELLIVIGAIARRRWVRNRLFRFLHLGAVLLVAAESLLDITCPLTEWEYRLRIIAGQRAEGDITFIGRLIRSIIFYDFPSLFFTVLYVGFGLLVLSTFILIPPGHKKYR from the coding sequence ATGAACATCCCTCCGGTAGCTGCGGCCTTTGCCGCCGACCTGATAGTCTTTATTCACCTTCTTTATGTTCTCTTTGCCGTCGGTGGTGAACTGCTGATCGTAATAGGAGCGATTGCCCGACGGCGGTGGGTCAGAAACCGACTGTTTCGGTTTCTCCACCTCGGGGCGGTTCTTTTGGTGGCGGCTGAATCACTTTTAGACATCACCTGCCCCCTCACAGAGTGGGAATACCGGCTTAGGATTATTGCAGGGCAGAGGGCGGAAGGAGATATCACCTTTATCGGACGCCTCATCCGATCGATTATCTTCTATGACTTTCCGTCCCTCTTTTTTACCGTGCTATATGTCGGCTTCGGTCTTCTGGTCCTCTCCACCTTTATTTTGATTCCCCCTGGACACAAAAAGTACAGATAA
- a CDS encoding DMT family transporter: protein MSSRSQFIPLLSIIGATMLMASAGVFIKLAAVPAPLMSWFRTAVPLVALTIFYLLSGHRRLGKPSALILLGSFLNAVRLLLLFAGYLFTSVSNGIMILYSWPVFATLFGALFLKERIPLRNRFLLLLAFAGIGIVYSQSGFEIESRDFIGMSMLLISSALYSLTVIVFKAASVRYDQIATTFYQNLIPALLFTPALFFWPFPTGASLAYASLYAVLIGLVAFLLFFTALKHLPASVTAHLSYLEVFGALALSVLVLGETLSWNKLVGGAMILLSVLFVSRGNQNKGGEDQKTEADI from the coding sequence ATGAGTTCACGTTCACAGTTTATTCCTCTTCTATCGATTATCGGGGCTACCATGTTGATGGCAAGCGCCGGGGTTTTCATCAAGCTCGCCGCAGTTCCGGCTCCTCTTATGTCGTGGTTTCGGACCGCTGTGCCCCTGGTTGCTCTTACGATCTTTTACCTGCTTTCCGGCCATCGTAGGCTCGGAAAACCGAGTGCTCTTATTTTACTCGGCTCTTTTCTGAATGCGGTGCGACTGCTGCTGCTGTTTGCTGGTTATCTCTTTACTTCGGTCTCCAATGGAATCATGATTCTCTATTCCTGGCCGGTTTTTGCGACCCTTTTTGGTGCCCTTTTTCTGAAGGAGCGCATACCGCTTCGTAATAGGTTCCTTTTATTACTTGCCTTTGCCGGGATAGGGATTGTTTACAGCCAGAGTGGGTTTGAAATTGAGAGTCGAGATTTCATCGGTATGTCCATGCTCTTGATCAGTTCGGCCCTCTACTCTCTGACGGTCATTGTCTTTAAGGCCGCTTCGGTTCGGTATGATCAGATAGCCACAACCTTTTATCAGAACCTTATTCCCGCCCTTCTGTTCACACCCGCACTCTTTTTCTGGCCCTTTCCGACAGGAGCCTCCCTTGCTTATGCGTCTCTCTATGCCGTGTTGATAGGCTTGGTGGCTTTCCTTCTCTTTTTCACCGCACTTAAACATTTGCCCGCTTCGGTAACCGCCCATCTCTCCTACCTTGAGGTTTTTGGTGCCCTTGCTTTGAGTGTCCTTGTCCTGGGAGAGACGCTTTCCTGGAATAAGCTGGTGGGAGGGGCTATGATTCTCTTATCTGTACTTTTTGTGTCCAGGGGGAATCAAAATAAAGGTGGAGAGGACCAGAAGACCGAAGCCGACATATAG
- a CDS encoding heavy metal translocating P-type ATPase, whose translation MDEAEEKNHFSFAVEGMTCASCARIVERGLKKIEGIEYVSVNLATEKAYVVGNTSINEEILQRAVEKTGYHYSADLPADDVLEQKFKEAGKRALIAGGVTIPLMVLMILHMSGIHIPGFALIETAAGLYLILGPGKNTLKGASIALTHGHANMDTLVSIGAVAAWLTAPLSLTPLKLLSFGTIGAMVIAFHLAGRYIEAKLKRKASRDIRAILAGEARAARVETGDTIREVPIESVRIDSILVVRGGEKVPLDGEIIEGSCAVDESMITGEPIPVAKQTGEEVIGGTILSSGFIRVRVSKVGADTFLSRMIKLVEDAQSSTVPLQAFADRISLVFVPVVISIALIAAIVWGLAYDSMAPFLMKASQILPWVQPDMGAAATAIFVFVATMVIACPCALGLATPMALVAGSGAAARRGIILKNGEAIGNARSLSTVLLDKTGTLTQGSPSVDSTNLSDTALAAVASIESASVHPLARAVVNYAEEKKLPLPSASEISEETGRGISGSCNGSLYHIGRPEDDSRYKELTQTGATVIEVGGDEGILGWIAIRDPLKSDAPAMIARLKELGITPVMLTGDQKHTALAVASELGIDEVRARVKPEEKAAIVREYQGKGEIVAMVGDGINDAASLKTADIGIAIGSGTDLSIESADLVLVSDRLDRIADAIIISRKTVRTIRQNLFWAFFYNLIALPAAAAGLLHPAIAEAAMSFSSINVILNSLRIRRSV comes from the coding sequence GTGGACGAAGCAGAAGAAAAAAACCATTTTTCCTTTGCCGTTGAGGGAATGACATGCGCCTCTTGCGCCAGAATTGTGGAGCGAGGCTTGAAAAAGATAGAAGGAATTGAGTATGTCTCGGTCAATCTTGCGACCGAGAAGGCCTATGTGGTCGGAAATACCTCGATCAATGAGGAGATACTGCAACGGGCCGTGGAGAAAACCGGTTATCACTATTCTGCGGATCTCCCCGCAGATGATGTACTGGAACAAAAATTCAAAGAAGCAGGGAAACGGGCCTTGATAGCAGGAGGGGTGACGATTCCCCTCATGGTTCTCATGATCCTCCACATGAGCGGTATCCATATTCCGGGATTTGCGCTTATTGAAACGGCGGCCGGCCTATACTTGATCCTCGGACCGGGAAAAAACACCCTAAAAGGGGCATCGATCGCCCTTACCCACGGCCATGCGAACATGGATACCCTGGTCTCCATTGGGGCAGTCGCAGCGTGGCTAACCGCTCCTTTAAGTCTGACCCCTCTGAAACTTCTCTCCTTCGGCACCATCGGTGCCATGGTCATAGCTTTTCATCTTGCAGGAAGATACATTGAAGCAAAGCTGAAACGAAAAGCATCCCGTGATATCCGCGCCATTCTTGCCGGCGAGGCCCGAGCCGCCCGTGTGGAGACAGGTGATACCATCCGGGAGGTTCCCATCGAAAGTGTGCGCATTGACTCGATTCTCGTTGTCAGGGGCGGGGAAAAGGTACCGCTGGACGGAGAGATTATCGAGGGAAGCTGCGCCGTCGATGAGTCGATGATCACCGGAGAACCGATTCCGGTAGCAAAGCAGACCGGTGAGGAGGTCATTGGGGGAACGATTCTCTCTTCAGGCTTCATCCGTGTTCGCGTCAGCAAGGTCGGTGCCGATACCTTTCTCTCGCGGATGATCAAACTCGTGGAGGATGCCCAATCCTCCACCGTTCCCCTTCAAGCCTTTGCCGACAGAATCAGCCTCGTCTTTGTACCCGTGGTTATATCGATAGCCCTCATTGCGGCCATCGTATGGGGCCTGGCATACGACTCCATGGCACCCTTTCTGATGAAAGCCTCACAAATTCTCCCCTGGGTGCAGCCTGATATGGGAGCGGCTGCAACGGCAATTTTTGTATTTGTGGCAACGATGGTTATCGCTTGCCCCTGCGCCCTCGGCCTTGCCACTCCTATGGCCCTGGTGGCAGGAAGCGGTGCAGCAGCACGGCGGGGAATCATCCTGAAGAACGGAGAGGCCATCGGAAACGCCCGTTCCCTTTCCACTGTATTGCTCGATAAGACGGGAACCCTTACCCAGGGAAGCCCTTCGGTCGACTCGACAAATCTGAGCGACACCGCTCTCGCGGCGGTAGCGTCCATTGAATCGGCCTCTGTCCATCCGCTGGCAAGGGCAGTGGTGAACTATGCCGAAGAGAAAAAGCTGCCTTTGCCCTCAGCATCGGAGATTTCCGAAGAAACCGGCCGAGGCATATCGGGAAGCTGTAACGGCAGCTTGTACCACATCGGCCGTCCAGAGGACGATTCTCGTTACAAGGAGCTAACCCAGACCGGGGCAACGGTCATCGAGGTAGGTGGTGACGAGGGTATCCTCGGCTGGATAGCCATTCGCGACCCCTTAAAGTCCGATGCTCCGGCAATGATCGCACGACTGAAAGAACTGGGGATCACCCCGGTCATGCTTACCGGGGACCAAAAGCACACGGCCCTTGCCGTAGCCTCGGAATTAGGCATTGATGAGGTACGGGCAAGGGTAAAGCCGGAAGAAAAGGCGGCTATTGTTCGCGAATATCAGGGGAAGGGAGAGATCGTGGCAATGGTCGGCGACGGCATCAACGATGCGGCCAGCCTTAAAACCGCGGATATCGGCATCGCCATCGGAAGCGGCACCGATTTAAGTATCGAGAGCGCCGACCTGGTCCTCGTCAGTGACAGGCTCGATCGTATAGCCGATGCCATAATCATCAGCAGGAAAACGGTCAGAACCATCAGACAAAACCTCTTTTGGGCTTTTTTCTACAATCTCATAGCCCTGCCTGCAGCAGCGGCAGGGCTCCTGCACCCGGCCATTGCGGAAGCCGCCATGAGTTTCAGCTCTATTAATGTGATTCTAAATTCATTACGAATAAGGAGAAGTGTATGA
- a CDS encoding heavy-metal-associated domain-containing protein — MKYIFDVPDVSCGHCKMRIESALGKESEVTSCNVDIEAKTAEVESSLDADQLIHLIDEAGYDATLKA, encoded by the coding sequence ATGAAATACATTTTTGATGTGCCCGATGTTTCCTGCGGACACTGCAAGATGCGAATCGAATCGGCTCTCGGTAAAGAGTCCGAGGTAACATCCTGCAACGTCGATATTGAGGCGAAAACGGCAGAGGTTGAATCGTCCCTCGATGCCGACCAGCTGATCCACTTGATCGACGAAGCAGGCTACGATGCAACGCTCAAGGCCTGA
- a CDS encoding response regulator: MNESDRVPHILIAEDDGISRLYIATVLGKRGFSTAEADNGLEAVHLATQREFDLILMDVNMPEMNGMEATQLIRAHEKKQGAIPVPVIALTAHAYAEDIKACKAVGMSDCLAKPFSERQLLSLLEKFFPNFSKGKG; encoded by the coding sequence ATGAACGAGAGCGACAGGGTACCGCACATATTAATAGCAGAAGATGATGGAATTAGCCGCCTCTATATTGCCACAGTACTCGGTAAACGCGGTTTTTCTACTGCAGAGGCAGATAATGGCCTCGAAGCCGTTCACCTAGCCACACAGCGGGAGTTTGATCTTATTCTGATGGATGTAAACATGCCTGAGATGAACGGCATGGAGGCGACGCAACTCATCAGAGCGCACGAAAAAAAACAGGGAGCAATCCCTGTTCCCGTGATAGCCCTCACCGCTCACGCATATGCAGAAGATATTAAGGCATGCAAGGCCGTGGGAATGAGCGATTGCCTGGCCAAACCTTTTTCGGAACGTCAGCTCCTATCCCTTTTGGAAAAATTCTTTCCAAACTTTTCAAAGGGGAAAGGGTAG
- a CDS encoding radical SAM protein: MIHEKEKTFNEFIVKQVANLSSLIKIWKVALPSLEHVAYQKYVNKPKIQNPGSRKMREDQFYIAANFVRAAFKAYDNGSEEVRDRILNLFLKEFLSQSNAVLDNKRRYELENGRKSPAFLVISPGGTCNLRCKDCYASSIPKGLPSLPFETVDRILTEKYEKWGSWFTVVSGGEPFLWKDGDKGIIDIARLHPEQYFLIYTNGTFIDKKIAEELAGIGNITPAISVEGFEAETDDRRGNGVYQKILTAFKHLRDAGVPFGISTTATNQNAELIISKKMIEFYFKEQGALYQWVFQYMPIGRGADVDYQVSPEMRMKMLVREQEIVNKERLPLADFWNGGPYSAGCIAGGRSGGYLYIDWYGNIYPCVFVPFWKDNINELYMHGKTLDDSLSSGLFAGIREWQISYHKNHDPKNSGNLIRPCFIRDHYQVAHDLIIRTEANPGYESASVSLKDRGYYEKMIHYGKRLSSLLDPIWEKFYREP; the protein is encoded by the coding sequence ATGATACACGAAAAAGAAAAAACTTTTAACGAGTTCATAGTTAAACAGGTTGCAAATCTTAGTAGTCTAATAAAGATATGGAAGGTTGCTCTTCCTTCACTTGAGCACGTTGCTTATCAAAAATATGTCAATAAACCAAAGATTCAGAATCCGGGATCGAGAAAAATGCGAGAGGATCAGTTTTATATTGCAGCAAACTTTGTTCGAGCAGCATTTAAGGCTTATGATAATGGGTCTGAAGAGGTGAGAGATAGGATTCTGAATTTATTTTTGAAAGAATTTTTATCTCAATCTAATGCTGTTCTTGATAATAAAAGGAGATACGAATTAGAAAATGGAAGAAAATCACCTGCTTTTTTAGTAATTTCGCCAGGTGGCACTTGTAATTTAAGATGCAAAGATTGTTATGCTTCTAGCATTCCAAAAGGGTTACCATCCTTGCCGTTTGAAACCGTTGATCGAATTCTAACAGAAAAATACGAGAAATGGGGTAGTTGGTTTACGGTTGTTTCGGGAGGGGAGCCGTTTCTTTGGAAAGATGGTGATAAAGGTATCATAGATATTGCAAGGTTACATCCAGAACAGTATTTTCTCATATATACAAATGGTACTTTCATAGATAAAAAAATTGCAGAGGAACTTGCGGGGATTGGAAATATTACGCCAGCAATTTCTGTTGAAGGATTTGAAGCGGAAACAGATGACCGTAGAGGTAATGGTGTTTATCAGAAAATTCTTACTGCGTTTAAACATCTACGAGATGCAGGTGTTCCCTTTGGTATATCGACTACAGCTACAAATCAAAATGCAGAGTTAATAATATCAAAGAAAATGATCGAATTTTATTTCAAAGAACAGGGAGCGCTCTATCAATGGGTTTTTCAATATATGCCTATTGGAAGAGGTGCTGATGTTGATTATCAAGTTTCTCCCGAGATGAGAATGAAAATGTTAGTTCGTGAGCAAGAGATTGTTAATAAAGAGCGATTGCCTTTAGCCGATTTTTGGAATGGAGGACCATATTCAGCCGGTTGTATAGCTGGAGGTCGCTCAGGAGGCTATTTGTATATAGATTGGTATGGTAATATTTATCCATGTGTATTTGTTCCTTTTTGGAAAGATAATATTAATGAGCTATATATGCATGGTAAAACTCTTGACGATTCATTATCTTCAGGCCTATTTGCGGGAATTCGAGAATGGCAGATATCGTATCACAAAAATCATGATCCAAAAAACTCGGGGAATTTGATACGACCGTGCTTTATTCGGGATCATTATCAAGTTGCTCATGATTTAATTATTAGAACTGAAGCAAATCCAGGGTATGAGTCAGCATCCGTAAGTCTGAAAGATAGAGGATATTATGAAAAGATGATACACTATGGGAAAAGATTATCATCTCTTCTTGATCCTATCTGGGAAAAGTTTTATCGCGAACCCTAA
- a CDS encoding TetR/AcrR family transcriptional regulator codes for MDTEYFEPKTHILKTSIELFSAHGFKETSIREIAKLANVNVSMISYYFGGKDGILKEIVNRITEGFTSIINKLDFKDVHKTIDMLNHFFDFLEDNRSKIKIVFTELGKEVEYLTPIKNEIIKFQNSLYNLIQNRKKFDDSSVLSRKIKILTDILLGLIFSDYLFDFSSFQDERTEQEKLSWRTERIEMVMKILLQISGLEKGALSFETIL; via the coding sequence ATGGATACTGAATATTTTGAACCCAAAACGCATATTTTGAAAACTAGTATAGAACTTTTCTCCGCACATGGTTTTAAAGAAACATCTATACGAGAAATTGCGAAATTAGCAAATGTAAATGTGTCAATGATTTCATATTACTTTGGTGGGAAAGATGGAATCCTTAAAGAAATTGTGAATAGGATTACCGAGGGTTTTACTTCAATAATCAATAAACTTGATTTTAAGGATGTTCATAAAACTATTGATATGTTAAACCACTTCTTTGATTTTCTAGAAGATAATCGTTCTAAGATTAAAATTGTTTTTACAGAATTGGGGAAAGAAGTTGAATATCTAACACCAATAAAAAATGAAATAATAAAATTCCAAAATAGTTTGTATAATTTAATTCAAAATAGAAAAAAATTTGATGATAGTTCAGTGTTATCAAGAAAAATTAAGATTTTAACGGATATTCTTCTTGGTTTGATATTTTCTGATTATTTATTTGATTTTTCTAGTTTTCAAGATGAACGTACGGAGCAAGAGAAGCTTTCATGGAGGACCGAAAGAATTGAGATGGTTATGAAAATACTTCTCCAGATATCCGGCCTCGAAAAGGGGGCTCTCTCCTTCGAAACAATATTATAG
- a CDS encoding putative ABC transporter permease — protein sequence MNTIRHCYYIIEPYLYYFIIYSFFGWVIESTYRSIFELKRPVNSGFLYGPFIPIYGFGGVSIVLAGSVLNHLSVFVQVFVFTSLATTLEFGTSLIFEKLYSLKLWDYSKFFMNVQGRICLLYSTYWAVLSIVFIRYIHPGIESFHNTLSPKLTVLLSAVFLLYLSVDLYFSARIYRCFSVFAIGLKADRFGSMLRTTLMRPLYVFPNLHIVFFRNLNPIGIIYLTSFLQTLKRKPRDRDRSIFGEICKEITNNPKYQELKEIRHHSSDLYSHNIKVAWYAFLVADKARLNTREMVRGALLHDFFFYDWRTEKSERFILPHGFSHPILSVKNAEEIYGPLTSVERDIISKHMWPLTLVPPLYLESFLVSIIDKAVASMEWLSLIWVKRKDS from the coding sequence ATGAACACAATCAGGCACTGTTATTATATTATTGAGCCCTACTTGTACTATTTTATAATATATTCCTTTTTCGGATGGGTGATCGAATCTACTTATCGATCAATTTTTGAACTGAAAAGGCCTGTTAATTCCGGTTTCCTTTACGGACCTTTTATTCCGATTTACGGATTTGGAGGAGTGAGTATTGTCTTAGCGGGCTCAGTCCTGAATCATCTATCCGTTTTTGTACAGGTCTTTGTATTCACCTCTTTGGCAACAACCCTGGAGTTCGGAACGTCACTTATATTTGAAAAGCTATATTCTCTTAAACTTTGGGATTACTCCAAATTCTTTATGAACGTTCAGGGAAGAATATGCCTGCTCTACAGCACTTATTGGGCAGTGCTTTCTATTGTCTTTATACGTTATATACACCCCGGAATTGAGTCTTTTCACAACACTCTATCGCCAAAGCTGACAGTTTTATTGTCTGCTGTCTTCTTGCTATATCTAAGCGTGGATCTATACTTTTCCGCAAGGATTTATAGATGCTTTTCTGTTTTTGCAATAGGACTAAAGGCTGATCGTTTTGGTAGCATGTTGAGAACAACGCTGATGAGGCCTCTTTACGTTTTTCCCAATTTACATATTGTGTTCTTTAGAAATCTTAATCCTATTGGGATTATTTATTTAACGTCTTTTTTACAGACTCTAAAGAGAAAACCCCGGGATAGGGACAGGTCCATATTTGGGGAGATCTGCAAGGAGATTACTAATAACCCCAAATACCAGGAGCTGAAAGAAATTAGACATCACAGCTCTGATTTATATTCTCATAACATTAAGGTCGCATGGTACGCGTTTTTAGTGGCTGATAAAGCAAGACTTAATACAAGGGAGATGGTCCGAGGGGCACTTCTTCATGATTTTTTCTTTTATGATTGGAGAACAGAGAAGTCCGAAAGATTTATTCTACCTCACGGGTTTAGTCATCCTATTTTATCTGTAAAGAATGCCGAAGAAATCTATGGTCCTCTTACGTCGGTGGAAAGAGATATTATAAGCAAACATATGTGGCCTTTAACCTTGGTTCCTCCTTTGTATCTGGAAAGTTTTTTGGTTTCGATAATAGACAAAGCTGTTGCATCCATGGAATGGTTAAGTTTGATATGGGTCAAAAGGAAGGATAGTTAA
- a CDS encoding PTS sugar transporter subunit IIA, translating into MAFIDLIEPSVVQIPVRSKTKSEVLRELVDLLDKAGKLISADKALSALLDREAKGSTGLEEGIAVPHAKCDAVDQLTVAIGIAPDGIDFQAMDGKPSNLFFLLLAPPEQAGQHIEALSEIAKLTRSKSFCRLLLASQTPEEVVELFQEE; encoded by the coding sequence ATGGCGTTCATTGATTTGATAGAGCCTTCGGTGGTGCAAATTCCTGTTCGTTCCAAGACTAAAAGTGAGGTTCTTCGGGAGCTTGTCGATCTTCTTGACAAGGCTGGCAAGTTGATTTCCGCAGATAAGGCACTCTCTGCCCTGCTGGATCGTGAGGCCAAGGGAAGTACGGGCCTTGAAGAGGGGATAGCCGTACCTCATGCCAAATGTGATGCCGTCGATCAGCTAACGGTTGCCATCGGTATTGCCCCCGACGGAATCGATTTTCAGGCCATGGATGGTAAACCAAGTAATCTTTTCTTTTTGCTTCTTGCTCCACCCGAGCAGGCGGGGCAACATATTGAGGCCTTGAGTGAAATAGCGAAGCTGACCCGTTCGAAGAGTTTTTGCCGCCTTCTGCTTGCTTCTCAGACGCCGGAAGAGGTCGTTGAGCTGTTTCAGGAAGAGTGA
- a CDS encoding universal stress protein, translated as MTGIVDRMMVYLDGSEESLAAAAYAVALAKQSGATLYALYVVNTRALNDLVTARIFLASEQDEYQHDLEADAERYLNYAVKLGSDRGITVDPLRSEGTVNQEIKSKVDQLEIDLLIIGELARIRSRRDEFFDETERAMRSVGCSVLIVKDEERVWDLYDAL; from the coding sequence ATGACGGGAATAGTTGATCGAATGATGGTGTACCTGGACGGCAGTGAAGAGTCCCTTGCCGCGGCAGCCTATGCGGTGGCCCTTGCCAAGCAGAGTGGTGCCACGCTTTACGCCCTCTATGTGGTCAATACGCGGGCCCTCAATGATCTCGTTACTGCAAGGATCTTTCTTGCCTCAGAGCAGGATGAATATCAACATGATCTTGAGGCAGATGCCGAACGCTATCTTAATTATGCCGTAAAATTGGGTTCCGATCGTGGAATTACCGTTGACCCCTTGCGCAGCGAAGGAACCGTCAACCAGGAAATAAAATCAAAGGTTGATCAGCTTGAGATCGATTTGCTGATCATCGGTGAACTTGCCAGAATCAGGAGCCGCCGGGACGAGTTCTTCGATGAAACCGAGCGGGCGATGCGGTCGGTTGGGTGTTCTGTTTTGATTGTAAAAGATGAAGAACGGGTCTGGGACCTGTACGACGCATTATAG
- a CDS encoding V-type ATP synthase subunit D produces the protein MRNLAPTKSNLLSVQDELKFAKLGYELLDQKRNILVLELLNLVDQASDFEEKVEHSLASAYTALQDATLDMGRLRVQQLSRAVNMSCDINLKDRRVMGVQLPVVQTQFDDQPPYYSPSETSFRVDGAMQGFKEALELMGRLAELKISIMRLATEVKKTIRKVNALEKIAIPDLNETVDFIRNRLEENERDMFILMKMVKERLERKKEETSHDGNS, from the coding sequence ATGAGAAACCTTGCTCCGACAAAAAGTAACCTCCTCTCTGTCCAGGATGAGCTTAAATTTGCTAAACTTGGTTATGAGCTCTTGGATCAAAAGCGGAATATACTCGTTCTTGAACTCTTAAATCTTGTCGACCAGGCGAGTGATTTTGAGGAAAAGGTGGAGCATAGTCTCGCTTCTGCCTATACTGCATTGCAGGATGCGACCTTGGACATGGGACGCTTGAGGGTCCAACAGCTCTCCAGGGCCGTTAACATGAGCTGCGACATCAATCTAAAAGATCGGCGGGTCATGGGAGTGCAGCTGCCGGTGGTCCAGACTCAATTCGACGATCAGCCCCCCTATTACAGCCCATCCGAGACCAGTTTCAGGGTCGACGGTGCCATGCAGGGCTTTAAAGAGGCCCTGGAGCTGATGGGGCGACTTGCCGAGCTTAAGATTTCCATTATGCGTCTTGCAACCGAGGTGAAGAAGACCATTCGAAAGGTCAACGCCTTGGAAAAAATCGCCATACCGGACCTAAACGAAACGGTTGATTTTATCCGGAACAGACTCGAAGAAAACGAACGTGATATGTTTATCTTGATGAAGATGGTAAAGGAACGGCTGGAGCGGAAAAAGGAGGAAACAAGCCATGACGGGAATAGTTGA